One Henriciella litoralis genomic window carries:
- the folE gene encoding GTP cyclohydrolase I FolE, with translation MDAITKDENRALEPVKRPTQAEAEEAVRTLLAWAGDDPRREGLLDTPKRVVNAYKEWFQGYDEDPVKYLSRTFDDVQGYDDMVMLREIDVESHCEHHMAPFLGTAYVAYMPTQAVVGISKIARVVEIYAKRLQTQETMTAQICDALTESLAPAGVAVLIDAVHQCMTTRGVHHPNVSTITTQFTGVFKTDKDMRDRFLRLAGR, from the coding sequence ATGGATGCCATCACAAAAGACGAAAATCGCGCGCTTGAGCCGGTGAAGCGGCCAACGCAGGCCGAAGCTGAAGAGGCTGTGCGCACGCTGCTGGCATGGGCGGGGGATGACCCACGCCGTGAGGGCCTGCTCGACACGCCAAAGCGCGTCGTCAACGCCTATAAGGAATGGTTCCAGGGCTATGACGAAGACCCGGTCAAATATCTCTCGCGCACCTTTGATGATGTGCAGGGCTATGACGACATGGTCATGCTGCGTGAGATCGACGTCGAGAGCCATTGTGAGCACCACATGGCGCCGTTCCTCGGCACCGCCTATGTCGCTTACATGCCGACGCAGGCTGTTGTCGGCATCTCCAAGATTGCCCGCGTTGTCGAGATCTATGCCAAGCGCCTGCAGACGCAGGAAACGATGACCGCGCAGATTTGCGATGCGCTGACCGAAAGCCTCGCGCCAGCGGGTGTCGCCGTCCTCATCGATGCGGTCCACCAGTGCATGACAACGCGCGGCGTGCACCATCCAAACGTCTCGACCATCACCACGCAGTTCACCGGCGTCTTCAAGACCGACAAGGATATGCGGGACCGGTTCCTGAGGCTTGCGGGCCGCTAG
- the cysS gene encoding cysteine--tRNA ligase, protein MQIKLYNTLGREKQVFTPQDPSRVTLYVCGPTVYNYAHIGNARPPVVFDVLFRLLRQTYGESAVVYARNITDVEDKIIARSLQDGTPIPEITRTYADIYNADIASLNVLPPTIEPWATQHIDGMIAITRQLISKGYAYTAPSGVFFDVEQMDDYGKLSGRKLEDNEAGARVAVSDEKRNPADFALWKFAKPGEPDDAIWDSPWGRGRPGWHIECSAMIAANLGKTIDIHGGGIDLQFPHHENEIAQSECAHGEPMARYWMHNGFLDMDGEKMSKSLGNVKLIHDLIEHWPGEVLRFALLSGHYRAPLDWTRDLLEQAKTTLGRIYGALRRVWDAEGGTARDKAVLAALCDDLNTPIALAELSRLASEANQAADAKDEDKMAAARADLLAAGALLGLLTRTPAEWEQGGTADDKSRIDALVQARVDARTNKDWAEADRIRKELADEGIEIMDGPQGSTWRRV, encoded by the coding sequence ATGCAGATCAAACTCTACAATACGCTCGGCCGCGAGAAGCAGGTTTTTACCCCGCAGGATCCATCCCGCGTCACGCTTTATGTGTGCGGACCGACCGTCTATAACTACGCCCATATCGGCAATGCCCGCCCGCCGGTTGTCTTCGACGTGCTGTTCCGCCTGCTGCGCCAGACCTATGGCGAAAGCGCGGTCGTCTATGCCCGCAACATCACCGATGTCGAGGACAAGATCATTGCCCGCTCGTTGCAGGACGGCACGCCGATCCCTGAGATCACGCGCACCTATGCCGATATCTACAATGCGGACATCGCCTCACTGAATGTCCTGCCGCCAACGATTGAGCCTTGGGCGACCCAGCACATCGACGGCATGATCGCGATTACACGCCAGCTGATCTCCAAGGGCTATGCCTATACCGCCCCGTCCGGCGTCTTCTTCGACGTCGAGCAGATGGATGATTACGGCAAGCTGTCTGGCCGCAAGCTGGAAGACAATGAAGCCGGCGCGCGCGTCGCAGTCTCGGACGAAAAGCGCAATCCGGCTGACTTCGCGCTCTGGAAGTTTGCAAAGCCGGGTGAGCCGGATGACGCCATCTGGGACAGCCCATGGGGCCGTGGCCGCCCGGGCTGGCATATTGAATGCTCAGCGATGATCGCCGCCAATCTTGGCAAGACCATCGACATTCATGGCGGCGGCATCGACCTGCAATTCCCGCATCATGAGAATGAGATCGCGCAATCGGAATGCGCGCATGGCGAGCCAATGGCCCGTTACTGGATGCACAATGGCTTTCTCGACATGGACGGCGAGAAAATGTCGAAGTCGCTCGGCAATGTGAAGCTGATCCACGATCTGATCGAGCACTGGCCCGGCGAAGTGCTGCGGTTTGCGCTCCTCTCAGGCCATTACCGTGCACCGCTCGACTGGACGCGTGACCTGCTGGAGCAGGCAAAGACAACGCTCGGCCGGATCTATGGGGCGCTCCGCCGTGTCTGGGACGCCGAAGGCGGCACTGCACGGGACAAAGCTGTGCTCGCCGCGCTCTGCGATGACCTCAACACACCCATCGCGCTGGCTGAACTTTCACGCCTTGCCTCCGAAGCCAATCAGGCCGCCGATGCCAAGGACGAAGACAAGATGGCGGCCGCCCGCGCTGACCTGCTCGCGGCAGGCGCCCTGCTCGGCCTGCTGACCAGGACCCCGGCTGAATGGGAACAGGGCGGCACGGCGGATGACAAGTCGCGTATCGACGCGCTGGTTCAGGCCCGTGTCGATGCCCGCACCAATAAGGACTGGGCCGAGGCGGACCGCATCCGCAAAGAGCTCGCCGACGAAGGTATCGAGATCATGGATGGGCCGCAGGGCTCGACCTGGCGGCGGGTCTAA
- a CDS encoding SixA phosphatase family protein, whose protein sequence is MKRLTCCLITLAALALSACMSKPVAAPQDAGGFTIYLVRHAEKQNGSDPALTPEGEARAAVLAERLRAAGIETIWSSDYRRTNQTAVPLADALELDIQIYDAGDLQSLADQLLSDESTALVVGHSNTTPQLAALLGGDSGTPIDEASEYDRLYVLTGFMDDEVETDIQRYGAAYVPDASD, encoded by the coding sequence ATGAAACGCCTGACCTGCTGCCTGATAACGCTTGCTGCGCTGGCCCTGTCGGCGTGCATGTCGAAACCGGTCGCAGCGCCGCAGGACGCAGGCGGCTTCACCATCTATCTGGTACGCCACGCTGAAAAGCAGAACGGCTCCGACCCAGCCCTCACGCCCGAGGGCGAAGCGCGCGCCGCTGTGCTCGCAGAGCGCCTTCGCGCCGCTGGCATCGAGACGATCTGGTCAAGCGACTATCGCCGTACAAACCAAACCGCCGTCCCACTCGCCGATGCGCTGGAACTCGACATCCAGATTTATGATGCAGGTGACCTTCAAAGCCTCGCCGATCAGCTCTTGAGCGATGAGAGCACCGCCCTCGTCGTTGGCCATTCCAACACAACCCCGCAACTCGCCGCACTTCTCGGCGGAGATAGCGGAACGCCGATTGATGAGGCGTCCGAATATGATCGGCTTTATGTTTTGACCGGTTTCATGGATGATGAGGTCGAGACCGACATCCAGAGGTACGGAGCCGCCTATGTCCCAGACGCATCGGACTGA
- a CDS encoding exopolysaccharide biosynthesis protein — translation MSQTHRTEVNDMRSLLVSLGDHTEGETVSIEDLLNAVGRRSYGPVLLLLGFIAVSPLSLVPGANWLVALVTLIFATQIVIGLRFPWLPKRALNVSFPRKYLLSGIKAAEPHAYTVDQILKPRLTFLTRPPFINIVALACVAAALITIPLGLVPLGPLLPSLTILFFGLALTARDGFVLLLAGASLVGATCLLIKILPRVMNFFT, via the coding sequence ATGTCCCAGACGCATCGGACTGAGGTCAATGACATGCGCTCGCTTCTGGTGTCGCTTGGCGACCATACAGAAGGCGAGACCGTCTCGATTGAAGACCTGCTCAACGCCGTCGGGCGGCGCTCTTACGGGCCTGTGCTGCTTCTGCTGGGCTTTATCGCGGTCAGTCCGCTCTCGCTGGTGCCGGGGGCAAACTGGCTGGTCGCGCTCGTCACGCTGATCTTTGCGACCCAGATCGTTATCGGCCTAAGATTTCCCTGGCTGCCGAAGCGCGCATTGAACGTCTCGTTTCCGCGCAAATATTTGCTGTCAGGCATCAAGGCGGCCGAGCCACACGCCTATACGGTGGACCAGATTCTGAAGCCGCGTCTGACGTTTCTGACGCGTCCGCCCTTTATCAATATCGTGGCGCTGGCCTGCGTCGCGGCGGCCTTGATCACCATACCGCTCGGGCTGGTTCCGCTTGGCCCACTTTTGCCAAGTCTCACCATTCTGTTCTTCGGCCTCGCCCTGACCGCACGCGACGGATTTGTGCTGCTGCTTGCAGGCGCCAGCCTCGTCGGCGCAACATGTCTGCTGATCAAAATCCTGCCCCGCGTGATGAATTTCTTCACCTGA
- a CDS encoding iron-sulfur cluster assembly scaffold protein — protein sequence MSAELYHNRVLELAANIPHVGPLEDADASVEKVSRVCGSVVRVDIRLSEDGKTVEAIGVDPKACALGQAATAILAEHAVGASVDEIFAARDALKAMLKEGGEPPVGRFAELRHLEGVADYPPRHTSTMLAFEAACEAIETTRTMRATAA from the coding sequence ATGAGCGCTGAGCTATATCATAATCGCGTGCTGGAACTGGCCGCCAATATTCCGCATGTCGGACCGCTTGAGGATGCTGATGCATCCGTCGAGAAGGTGTCGCGCGTGTGCGGCTCTGTTGTGCGTGTCGATATCCGGCTCAGCGAAGATGGCAAAACGGTTGAGGCGATTGGGGTCGACCCGAAAGCCTGCGCCCTCGGCCAGGCCGCAACGGCCATTCTCGCCGAGCATGCCGTCGGCGCGAGCGTCGATGAGATTTTTGCGGCGCGTGATGCGCTGAAAGCCATGCTGAAAGAGGGCGGCGAGCCGCCTGTCGGACGTTTTGCCGAATTGCGCCACCTTGAAGGCGTCGCTGACTATCCACCGCGCCACACGTCCACAATGCTGGCTTTCGAGGCAGCATGTGAGGCCATCGAGACCACGCGAACCATGCGGGCTACAGCGGCCTGA
- the yidD gene encoding membrane protein insertion efficiency factor YidD gives MPALRRKAAYAALKAYKMTLSPAFQVFGAHCRHVPTCSEYCAECVSRHGMWTGGWMTLARLSRCRPGGSSGFDPAPEKANPSPFWAPWRAGDWSLGERKFPGNQPE, from the coding sequence ATGCCCGCCCTTCGCAGGAAAGCCGCTTATGCGGCCCTAAAGGCCTACAAGATGACATTGTCCCCCGCCTTTCAGGTGTTTGGGGCGCACTGCCGTCATGTGCCGACCTGTAGCGAGTATTGCGCTGAATGCGTGTCCCGGCACGGCATGTGGACAGGAGGCTGGATGACCCTCGCCCGCCTGTCACGCTGTCGGCCCGGAGGCTCATCAGGTTTCGATCCGGCCCCGGAGAAAGCAAATCCTTCACCTTTCTGGGCTCCATGGAGAGCTGGAGACTGGTCTCTGGGCGAGAGAAAATTTCCCGGCAACCAGCCAGAATGA
- the thrS gene encoding threonine--tRNA ligase produces MINVTLPDGSVRQYEDGASASDVAMSISPGLHKAALAAKVDGEMYDLNRPLPGDVQVAIVTARDQDGLELLRHDAAHVLAQAVQELYPDTQVTIGPVIDDGFYYDFAREKPFSTEDFERIEDKMREIVDKDYPIIREVWSKEEAIKTFKEIGEDYKAQIIDDIIPPGEEISVYKQGDWFDLCRGPHLPSTGKLPKAFKLMKLAGAYWRGDHRNEMLQRMYGTAWANEKDLKAHLVRLEEAEKRDHRKLGRELDLFHLDGMAAAGSVFWHAKGYTIWRQIESYMRRQLDAEGYDEIKTPQLMDSVQWEKSGHWGKYRENMFIVPDFIPEGEEGVEISVPEDAKLMALKPMNCPAHVEVFKQGQKSYRDLPLRLAEFGCCHRNEPHGAIHGIMRVRQFTQDDAHIFCREDQIVEESIKFCRLLESVYRDFGFEEIAVKLSTRPDVRAGSDETWDRAEKGLKDAVDAAGLPCEILPGEGAFYGPKLEFQLTDAIGRVWQCGTLQLDYVLPERLGAEYAASDGSKQRPVMLHRAILGSMERFIGILIEEFAGAFPMWLAPVQVIVATITSEADDYADKAAETLRAAGLRVEVDKRNEKINYKVREHSLQKVPVIAVVGEREAAEGTLALRRFGSKGQQILGLSETAAQLADEATAPDLKRAKA; encoded by the coding sequence ATGATTAATGTAACGCTTCCCGATGGATCGGTGCGACAATACGAAGACGGCGCGAGCGCGTCCGATGTTGCCATGTCGATCTCTCCCGGCCTGCACAAGGCGGCCCTCGCCGCCAAGGTGGACGGGGAAATGTATGATTTGAACCGGCCGCTACCCGGCGATGTGCAAGTTGCCATCGTAACGGCACGTGACCAGGACGGCCTCGAGCTTCTGCGCCATGACGCGGCACACGTGCTCGCTCAGGCCGTTCAGGAACTCTATCCAGATACGCAGGTCACGATCGGCCCTGTGATCGATGACGGCTTCTATTACGACTTTGCCCGCGAGAAGCCTTTCTCGACGGAAGACTTTGAGCGCATCGAGGACAAGATGCGTGAGATCGTCGACAAGGACTATCCGATCATCCGCGAGGTCTGGTCAAAGGAAGAGGCCATCAAGACGTTCAAGGAGATCGGCGAGGACTATAAGGCGCAGATCATCGACGACATCATCCCGCCGGGCGAGGAAATCTCGGTCTACAAGCAAGGCGACTGGTTCGACCTCTGCCGTGGGCCGCACCTGCCATCGACGGGCAAACTGCCCAAGGCCTTCAAGCTGATGAAGCTTGCCGGGGCCTATTGGCGCGGCGATCATCGCAACGAGATGCTGCAACGCATGTACGGCACGGCCTGGGCGAATGAGAAAGACCTCAAGGCCCATCTCGTCCGTCTCGAAGAGGCCGAAAAGCGCGACCACCGCAAGCTTGGCCGTGAGCTCGACCTCTTCCACCTCGATGGCATGGCCGCCGCCGGGTCTGTCTTCTGGCACGCCAAGGGCTACACGATCTGGCGTCAGATCGAATCCTATATGCGCCGCCAGCTCGACGCTGAAGGCTATGACGAGATCAAGACACCGCAGCTGATGGACTCGGTCCAGTGGGAGAAATCCGGTCACTGGGGCAAGTATCGCGAGAACATGTTCATCGTCCCTGACTTCATCCCCGAGGGTGAAGAGGGCGTTGAAATCTCCGTGCCTGAAGACGCCAAGCTGATGGCATTGAAACCGATGAACTGCCCGGCCCATGTCGAGGTGTTCAAGCAGGGACAGAAATCCTATCGCGACCTGCCCTTGCGGCTGGCCGAGTTTGGCTGCTGTCACCGCAATGAGCCGCACGGCGCCATTCATGGCATCATGCGGGTGCGCCAGTTCACGCAGGATGATGCGCACATCTTCTGCCGCGAAGACCAGATCGTCGAGGAATCGATCAAGTTCTGCCGCCTTCTGGAAAGCGTCTATCGCGATTTCGGCTTTGAAGAGATCGCGGTGAAGCTCTCGACGCGTCCTGATGTTCGCGCCGGCAGCGACGAGACGTGGGACCGGGCCGAAAAAGGCCTGAAGGACGCCGTCGATGCGGCAGGGCTTCCTTGTGAAATCCTGCCGGGCGAAGGCGCGTTCTATGGACCGAAGCTCGAATTCCAGCTGACGGATGCCATCGGCCGTGTCTGGCAATGCGGAACGTTGCAACTCGACTATGTGCTGCCGGAGCGGCTCGGTGCCGAATACGCAGCATCGGATGGCTCAAAACAGCGCCCCGTCATGTTGCACCGGGCGATCCTCGGCTCCATGGAGCGGTTTATCGGCATCCTGATCGAGGAATTTGCCGGTGCGTTCCCGATGTGGCTCGCGCCTGTGCAGGTCATCGTCGCGACGATCACGTCCGAAGCCGACGACTATGCCGACAAGGCGGCCGAGACGCTTCGGGCGGCTGGTCTCCGGGTCGAAGTCGACAAGCGCAATGAGAAGATCAACTACAAGGTCCGCGAGCATTCGCTTCAGAAAGTGCCCGTGATTGCCGTTGTCGGCGAACGGGAGGCCGCCGAAGGCACGCTTGCGCTTCGCCGGTTCGGCTCGAAAGGCCAGCAAATCCTGGGCCTCAGCGAAACGGCCGCCCAACTCGCCGATGAGGCGACGGCGCCAGACCTGAAACGGGCGAAGGCCTGA
- a CDS encoding O-antigen ligase family protein produces MTERRGISYATILAAAFILWLPVALFGTQGYSSLVGLTAIAAAFYVRWTRFNLLVIALAALAVWAATSSIWSAVSQSVLVGNLSEGTFNMEAAGLRIVLTLFASVLTFAAALRIKPGRYRISLTIIGVMLAVHGAGTFAMALLPEGALDLYAPFSDRTTEAPLNILRSANAFLLGLPILLGLLMMIGGRARWPIAAALLVASLVAFSLLGSDVSVLGIVLISAALIVTTLFARSGFKLLLIAISIFILASPLILGVGGGALAKAGLPLPTSFQSRLWAWQLTTEKVAERPILGHGIEASKGWRETFGDHPDLLKQIVADTGINDGRWEYYRILPGHPHNMGLQLWAETGLIGVSLAVLCLLLIAWKLPPPERLPLASRVAAAALIGASFALFSLSYSVWNEAFWATIGIAAAGIVLIHRASQPR; encoded by the coding sequence ATGACAGAGCGCCGCGGCATTAGTTATGCGACCATACTGGCCGCGGCGTTCATCTTATGGCTGCCGGTGGCGCTCTTCGGCACGCAAGGCTACTCCAGCCTTGTCGGGTTAACCGCCATCGCAGCAGCCTTCTATGTGCGTTGGACGCGTTTCAATCTGCTGGTGATCGCCCTCGCCGCGCTCGCGGTCTGGGCGGCGACCAGCAGCATCTGGTCGGCGGTGTCCCAGTCGGTTCTTGTCGGAAATCTTTCCGAAGGCACCTTCAACATGGAGGCGGCTGGTCTCAGGATCGTACTGACCCTGTTTGCGTCTGTCCTGACCTTTGCCGCAGCCTTGCGGATAAAGCCCGGACGGTATCGAATCTCCCTCACAATCATCGGGGTCATGCTGGCCGTGCATGGCGCCGGCACCTTCGCCATGGCCCTGCTGCCGGAGGGCGCACTTGATCTCTATGCCCCCTTCAGCGACCGCACGACGGAAGCGCCGCTGAATATTCTGCGAAGTGCAAATGCATTCCTGTTGGGGCTTCCCATTTTGCTCGGGCTTTTGATGATGATCGGCGGGCGCGCGCGCTGGCCCATCGCAGCTGCGCTTCTGGTGGCCTCGCTAGTCGCGTTCTCCCTGCTCGGATCGGATGTCTCAGTGCTGGGCATTGTGCTGATCAGTGCGGCGCTGATCGTCACCACACTATTTGCCCGTTCCGGCTTCAAGCTTCTGCTGATTGCCATCTCGATTTTCATTCTGGCCTCCCCTCTCATTCTGGGCGTCGGCGGCGGCGCGCTGGCGAAAGCCGGATTGCCTCTTCCAACCTCGTTCCAGTCACGGCTCTGGGCCTGGCAACTCACCACAGAGAAAGTCGCCGAACGCCCCATTCTCGGGCACGGCATCGAGGCCTCGAAAGGGTGGCGCGAAACCTTTGGCGACCACCCTGACCTCTTAAAGCAGATCGTCGCTGACACCGGCATCAACGATGGACGCTGGGAGTATTACCGTATCCTGCCCGGCCACCCGCATAATATGGGTCTGCAATTGTGGGCGGAGACAGGGCTCATCGGCGTCTCACTTGCCGTGCTGTGCCTTCTGCTCATAGCCTGGAAATTACCGCCACCCGAGCGTTTGCCACTCGCCAGCCGGGTCGCCGCTGCCGCGCTGATCGGCGCGAGCTTTGCTCTGTTCAGCCTGTCCTATAGCGTCTGGAACGAGGCGTTCTGGGCCACGATAGGCATCGCCGCAGCCGGAATCGTCCTCATCCATCGCGCCAGTCAGCCCCGATGA
- a CDS encoding glycosyltransferase family 2 protein produces MTEPVTTALVVTYHTGPRLHECLHALDGDPAVSFIRIVNNGNPPEESAWLQAFADARETVTLLDEVGNIGFGRAVNFASERAPDGNLLIINPDAVLKRGSVEKMIKAASALPAPWIVGGKIFDKWGVENRGPRRRKLTLFRALTTYAGWNTWTLEATPAPREPVPMDVVSGALMLTDTKSFALLKGFDERYFMHVEDVDICRRAGEAGGCVMYVPDAGALHYGATSDAPSKTVAAYKGDSLAHYFRKFASNPAERLLAELITPIITAILVSRAKDQG; encoded by the coding sequence ATGACAGAGCCCGTCACAACCGCACTCGTGGTGACTTACCATACCGGGCCACGCCTGCATGAGTGCCTGCACGCGCTGGATGGTGACCCCGCCGTCAGTTTCATCCGCATCGTCAACAATGGAAATCCCCCTGAGGAGTCCGCCTGGCTGCAAGCCTTTGCAGATGCGCGTGAGACCGTCACGCTGCTGGACGAAGTTGGAAATATCGGCTTTGGCCGCGCGGTGAATTTTGCGTCGGAGCGCGCCCCGGACGGCAATCTGCTCATCATCAATCCTGATGCTGTGCTGAAGCGCGGCTCCGTCGAGAAGATGATCAAGGCCGCGAGCGCGCTGCCCGCGCCATGGATTGTGGGCGGCAAGATTTTCGATAAATGGGGCGTGGAGAACCGGGGGCCACGGCGCCGGAAACTCACCCTGTTTCGCGCCCTGACGACATATGCGGGCTGGAACACCTGGACGCTCGAGGCCACGCCAGCGCCGCGCGAACCGGTGCCGATGGATGTCGTGTCAGGCGCGCTGATGCTCACCGACACAAAGAGCTTCGCACTGCTTAAAGGCTTCGACGAGCGCTATTTCATGCATGTTGAGGATGTTGATATCTGCCGCCGCGCGGGCGAGGCCGGTGGCTGTGTCATGTACGTTCCGGATGCAGGGGCGCTCCACTATGGCGCCACCTCTGACGCGCCGTCGAAAACGGTTGCTGCGTATAAGGGGGACAGCCTTGCCCACTATTTCAGGAAGTTCGCTTCCAATCCGGCTGAGAGGCTGCTGGCCGAACTGATCACGCCGATCATCACGGCCATTCTTGTGTCTCGGGCGAAAGATCAGGGCTGA
- a CDS encoding DUF4340 domain-containing protein — MSVRLDNRRMHVIRRLSLVAAGLWVALLLLVLFRPAQSDVSPRTGSPVLKNFSAVRADTGRIKITMADESYTLERRGEQWVMEETGGYPVRMDRLNTLAEGLETLTWGARRTSDPNRLSRLGLGDPTEGGNGVLVEVFASDGAKTAEMITGRRGDQLYARAPRENIAFQVNGELPPLYTHEAWLDLDIINIDASSISAVRMTDASGDSIYLTRPPGGSARSFTPAPPFQNDEIRSSLAVSTSALAISRFMPVDVKAESDLSGRPVARHISGTFDGLEIDLRAWREEDGYWATLRAVEAGEGARRARTINDKAQGWAFKLTEYDWREFAPDVSSLVSRAEPSEGVPPPPTDFQP; from the coding sequence ATGAGTGTGAGGCTGGATAATCGCCGCATGCATGTCATCAGACGCCTGTCGCTCGTTGCAGCCGGGCTCTGGGTGGCGCTTCTGCTGTTGGTTCTGTTCCGGCCGGCGCAAAGCGATGTCAGCCCGAGAACCGGCAGCCCGGTCCTGAAGAATTTTTCAGCCGTTCGCGCAGATACCGGGCGCATCAAGATCACCATGGCCGATGAAAGCTACACGCTGGAGCGGCGCGGGGAGCAATGGGTGATGGAAGAAACAGGCGGATATCCGGTGCGGATGGATCGGTTGAACACACTCGCCGAAGGTCTCGAAACCCTGACATGGGGCGCACGGCGCACGTCAGACCCGAACAGGCTCAGCCGGCTTGGCCTCGGTGATCCGACAGAGGGGGGCAATGGAGTTCTGGTCGAGGTGTTCGCCAGCGATGGGGCCAAGACTGCCGAGATGATTACAGGCCGCCGCGGCGACCAGCTCTATGCGCGGGCGCCCCGGGAGAATATTGCGTTTCAGGTCAATGGGGAACTGCCGCCGCTCTATACCCATGAGGCCTGGCTCGATCTCGACATCATCAATATCGATGCGTCCAGTATTTCGGCGGTCCGCATGACCGACGCATCCGGCGATTCCATTTATCTCACGCGGCCTCCGGGCGGGAGCGCCAGAAGCTTCACGCCTGCGCCGCCATTCCAGAATGACGAAATCCGGAGCTCTCTTGCGGTGTCGACCTCGGCACTTGCGATCTCGCGGTTCATGCCTGTTGACGTCAAAGCAGAAAGTGACCTCTCAGGCCGCCCCGTCGCTCGCCACATCTCGGGAACCTTCGATGGCCTCGAAATCGACTTGCGGGCCTGGCGCGAGGAAGATGGTTATTGGGCAACCTTGAGAGCCGTGGAGGCTGGTGAGGGGGCCCGCCGCGCGCGGACGATCAATGACAAGGCTCAGGGGTGGGCGTTCAAATTGACTGAATATGACTGGCGCGAATTTGCGCCGGATGTCTCGTCACTCGTAAGTCGCGCGGAACCCTCCGAAGGTGTTCCCCCACCGCCCACAGATTTTCAGCCCTGA